From a single Lolium rigidum isolate FL_2022 chromosome 7, APGP_CSIRO_Lrig_0.1, whole genome shotgun sequence genomic region:
- the LOC124673221 gene encoding puroindoline-B-like — MKTFFLLLLISLSLAASTTTVFAQCNNDVQGEGTTTKDPLIPPHTGYEQCPDETIKKLDVCQDYMTDRCIPGRDWRWRKSCEKVQSMCCQQLAETPQQCRCKTICKGFQNELGFLLEHADLYVRSYWQGYVASLTKKAQSLPSVCNMTPSSCNLPTTATGGCF; from the coding sequence ATGAAGACCTTCTTCTTGCTCCTTCTCATTTCTCTAAGCCTAGCAGCAAGCACCACCACCGTCTTTGCGCAATGCAACAATGATGTTCAAGGAGAGGGTACTACCACCAAAGACCCACTTATTCCTCCTCATACTGGTTATGAGCAATGCCCAGATGAGACTATAAAGAAGCTGGACGTTTGCCAGGATTACATGACGGATCGGTGTATACCGGGCCGGGACTGGAGATGGCGGAAAAGCTGCGAGAAAGTGCAGAGCATGTGCTGCCAACAGCTGGCGGAGACGCCGCAACAGTGCCGCTGCAAGACTATCTGCAAAGGATTCCAGAACGAGCTCGGTTTTCTACTGGAACATGCTGACCTGTATGTTCGCTCTTACTGGCAAGGCTATGTTGCCAGTCTGACGAAGAAGGCCCAGAGCCTTCCCTCCGTGTGCAACATGACCCCAAGCTCCTGCAACCTTCCCACCACTGCCACCGGTGGCTGCTTCTGA